GCAGGTCGACCACGTCGCCGCACGTCGCGTTCCGCTGCTCGGACGTGCCGAGGACTACGCCGACGGCGGGGGTCGCTGCATCCGGCTCCGCGACGAACCGGCCGGGTGCCGAGGCCGCCCGCAGCGCCGCGTCGCTGCCGATCCGCCGCCGCGCGTGGTCCGCGATGAGCGCCGACGCGATCTGCCGATCGAGCGTCATCGTCCGACCGCGTACCCCTGGGCCCCGCGCGGGTTGGCCGCGGCACCGAGCAGCCCGGTGGCGGGATCCCGCGTCACGGCCGACAGGCGCCCGAGCGTCCAGTCCCCCGCCACCTCCACGACGTGCCCGCGCGCCCGGAGATCCGCGATGACGTCCTCGCCCACGCGCCCCTCGACCACGAGGCCGCCGGGCGTCCAGGTGCGCGGCCAGAAGGAGCCGGGGACGCTCGTCGTGTGGAACGTCGGCGCGTCCACGGCCTGCTGGGGGCTGAAGCCGCCGACGATCGTGCGCAGCAGGTACGGCAGCTGCCACTGGTCCTGCTGATCGCCGCCGGGCGAGCCGAGCGCCTCCACGGGCTCGCCGTCGCGCGTGATCAGCGTGGGCGTCAGCGTCGTGCGCGGCCGGCGGCCGGGCACGAGCGACGACGGGCCGCCGGGCTCGAGCCACGTCATCTGCAGGCGGGTGCCGAGGCAGAAGCCGAGCGCGGGGATGAACGGCGACGACTGGAGCCAGCCGCCGGAGGGCGTGGCGGAGATCATGTTGCCCCACCGGTCGACGATGTCGAGGTGGCAGGTGTCGCCGCGGGTCTCGCCCGAGCGGGAGACCGTCGGCTCGCCCGTGCCGCCGGCGGAGGCGGGCGCGTCGCCCTCGACCACGAGCGGCGGCAGGAAGGGCTCGACGCCGTCGACGCGCCCGGGACGCAGCTCGTGCGAGGCATCGTCGGTGATGAGCGCGCGCCTCTCGGCCGCGTACTCGGGCGACAGCAGCACGTCGAGGGGCGCGCCGCCCGGCACGGCGTCGCCGTAGTACGCCTCGCGGTCCGCGAGGGCGAGCTTCTGCGCCTCGATGATGCGGTGGATCCCCGCGGCCGTCGCCGGGTCGATCTCCTCGTCCGTGAACCCGTCGAGGATCATCAGCGCCTGCAGCAGCGCCGGCCCCTGGCCCCAGGCGTCGGTCTTCCAGATGCGCAGGCCGCGGAACCCGATCGACACCGCGTCCTCCCACGACGCGCGCGAGCCGGCGAGGTCCGCGGCGGTGATCAGCCCCGCGTGGTCGGCGCCCGTGGAGTGCCGGTGCGGGTCCTGCACGCTCGCGACCATCTCCTCCGCGACGAAGCCCTCGGCCCAGACGGTGCGGGCGGCCTCGATGCGCTGCTCGCGCGTCGTGCCAGCGCCGGCTGCGGTCGACGCCTCGGCGAGGATCCGCTCCATCGCCGCCGCCCACGCCGGGTTGCGCACGAGCGACCCCGCGACGGGCGCCTCGCCGTCCGGCATCCAGAACGCGGCAGACGCGGACCAGTGCTCGCGGAACAGGTCGCCGACGCCCGCGATGGTGCGACGGACGCTCTCGAGCACGGGGTGCCCGTCGCGCGCGTACCCGATGGCGAAGGCCCACACGTCGCCGAGCTCCCACGTGCCGTGGTCGCGCAGCAGCAGCAGCCACGCGTCGACCGCGGCGGGCACGGCCGCGGCCAGCGCGCCGGCGCCGGGCACGCGGTCGAGGCGCTCCTGGCGGAAGCGCTCAGGGCTGGCGGCGGCGGGCGCGGATCCCTGCCCCATGAGCAGCTTCGGCGCACCCTCCCCCGCGACCTTCACGACGGCGGTCATGTCGCCGCCCGGCCCGTTGAGGTGCGGCTCCACCACGTGCAGCACGAACGCGGCGGCGACCGCCGCGTCGAAGGCGTTGCCGCCGCGCTCGAGCACGGCCTGGCCGGTGCCGGACGCGAGCCAGTGCGTCGAGGCGCTCATGCCGAATGTGCCGCGGAGCGTGGGTCGGGTGGTGAATGCGTCGGGCGCGCGGAACGTCACGAAGGGGTCCTTCCGGTGGGGATCCCAGTCGACCACATCGATCGCGCGTCGCGGGAATGCCGTCGGCCTCCCGGCCGTTCACCGTTCGACCCGGGAGGCTCATGACTGACACCAGCGGCGTCGGATTCCGATCCGAGCGCGGACCCATCCTCATCGCCCTGATGATGACGACGGGCCTCGTGGCCATCGACTCGACCATCCTCGCCACCGCGGTGCCGTCCATCGTGGACGACCTCGGCGGCTTCGCCTCGTTCCCGTGGTTGTTCTCCATCTACCTGCTCGCGCAGGCGGTGTCCGTGCCGCTCTACGCGAAGCTCAGCGACACCGTGGGCCGCAAGCCCATCATCCTCATCGGGATCGGCCTGTTCCTCGTGGGATCCGTGCTGTGCGGGTTCGCGTGGAGCATGCCCGCGCTCATCGCGGCGCGTGCGATCCAGGGCCTCGGCGCGGGCGCGGTGGCGCCCATGGCGATCACGATCGCCGGCGACATCTACACGGTCGCCGAGCGCGCCAAGACGCAGGGCTACCTCGCGAGCGTGTGGGCCGTCTCGAGCGTGGTCGGCCCGACCCTCGGCGGCGTGTTCTCCGAGTTCACGACCTGGCGCTGGATCTTCTTCGTCAACGTGCCGCTGTGCCTCCTCGCCGGCTGGATGATCGTCCGCCGCTTCCACGAGTCGATCGAGCGCACGAAGCACCGCGTCGACTACGCGGGGGCCGCGCTCCTCACGGTGGGCCTCAGCCTCCTGATCCTCGCGGTGCTCGAGGGCGGTCAGGCCTGGGCGTGGGACTCCGTGCCGAGCATGGGCGCGTTCGCCATCGGCGCCGTGCTGATCGTCGCGTTCCTGCTGGTGGAGCGCCGCGCCGCCGAGCCCGTGCTCCCGCTCTGGGTGTTCTCGCGCCGCCTGCTGCTCACGACCACGCTCGTGTCGCTCGGCGTCGGCGCGATCCTCATCGGCCTCACCTCCTACGTGCCCACCTACCTCGAGGGGTCGCTGCGGGTCACACCGCTCGTCTCCGGCCTCGCGCTCGCAGCGCTCACGATCGGCTGGCCGATCTCGGCGTCGCTGTCGGGCCGCCTGTACCTCCGCATCGGGTTCCGCCGCACGGTGCTCATCGGCATGGCGCTCACGATCGTCGGCACCGGATCCATCGCGGCGCTCGCCGGCACGCCCACGCTCGCCGGCATCGCCGCCGGCTGCTTCGTGGTGGGCCTGGGTCTCGGCCTCGTCGCGACGCCCAGCCTCATCGGCGCGCAGTCGAGCGTCGGCTGGGGCGAGCGCGGCGTCGTCACGGGCGCGAACCTGTTCGCGCGCTCGATCGGCAGCGCGGTGGGCGTCGCCGTCTTCGGCGCGATCGCCAACGCGATCTTCGCGGCGTCGGCCGGCGGGCAGCGGGATCCGGACGCCGTGATCGCCGCATCCGGCGCCGTGTTCCTCGCGGTCGGCGTCTGCGCGCTCGCGACCGTGGTCGCGGGCCTGCTGATGCCGGAGTCGCGCGTCGAGGACACCGAGATCGCCCGCGCCGAACCCGTCGTCGACTGACCCGGCACGCGGCCCGCCCGATTCGCGGGAATGCCGACCCCGCCCCTACAGTTGACCCGAATGCATACGTTCGCATGGATCAAGGAAGCAGGGCAGCATGGCGCAGGAGATCGAGCTCGGACTGGACACGTTCGGCGACGTCACGGTCGGACCGGACGGCCGTGAGCTGCCCTACGCCGAGGTGATCCGCAACGTCGTCGCCGAGGGCGTGCTGGCCGACCAGGTCGGCATCGACTTCATCGGCCTGGGCGAGCACCACCGCGACGACTACGCGATCTCCTCCCCCGAGGTCGCGCTCGCCGCCATCGCCGCGACGACCTCGCGCATCCGCCTCGGATCCGCCGTCACGGTCCTCAGCTCCGACGACCCGGTGCGCGTGTTCCAGCGCTTCGCGACGCTCGACGCGGTCTCGAACGGTCGCGCCGAGGTCATCCTCGGCCGCGGATCGTTCACCGAGTCGTTCCCCCTCTTCGGCTACGAGCTGAGCGACTACGAGCGCCTCTTCGAGGAGAAGCTCGGCCTCTTCGCCGAGCTCGTGAAGGAGACGCCCGTCACCTGGAGCGGCTCGACGCGCGCCGGCCTCACCGAGCACGACGTGTTCCCGAAGACCGCCCACGGCATCAAGACCTGGGTGGGCGTCGGCGGCAGCCCCGAGTCGGTCGTGCGCGCCGCGCGCCATGGCTTCCCGCTCATGCTCGCGATCATCGGCGGCGAGCCGCACCGCTTCGCCCCCTACGCCGACCTGTTCGCGCGCGCCCTCGACCAGCTCGAGCAGCCGCGCCTGCCCGTCGGGATCCACTCGCCCGGCTACGTCGGCGAGACCGACGCCGAGGCGCGCGAGGCCTTCTTCCCCGACTACCAGGTGATGCACGCCCGCATCGGCAAGGACCGCGGCTGGCCGCCGCTCGCCCGCGCCTCCTACGAGCAGGAGATCGAGCACGGCTCGCTGTACGTGGGATCCCCGGAGACCGTGGCCCGCAAGATCGCCGCGACGCTGAAGGCCGTGGGCGCCACGCGCTTCGACCTCAAGTACAGCGCGGGCCCGTTCTCGCACGAGCGGATGATGGGAGGGATCGAGCGCTACGGCACGATCGTCGCGCCCATGGTCCGCGACATCCTGGCCTGATCCGACCTCCGGGGTCCCTTCGCGGCTGTCGCGGTGGAGGGTGTGCCCGTGCGCGGGATATCCTGCGATCGTCCCCATTCCGGGGGCGTCGCGACGGACAGGACGGGCTGCGATGACCGGCGCACCGCCCTCCGACCCCGAACCGGGTCGCGATGACGCCGCGGAGCCGTCCGACGCGTGGGCCGTCCAGCCCGCAGCGGGCGCGCGGGCGCTCTCGACCGGGCCGCTCGCGTCGCTCCGGTCGGCCACGATCGGGCGGCTCCAGTACCGCGTCCTCTACCGCGAGATGCGGCGCGCCACCTTCCCCCGCGACTCCCCCACCGGATCGCTGTCCGGCCCCGATCCCTTCGGCCTCGCCGTCGTGGGCGAGGGCACGGCGGTCGGCTACCAGACCGTGTCGCACGACCTCGGCGTCGCCGGGCAGGTCGCGCACAAGCTCGCCGCCCGCACCGGCCGCGGCGTCTTCTGGTCCGTGCAGGCGTTCCCCGACTTCACCGTGCGCTCCTGGCGCGCGGGCCTCGATGCGTTCCCCGCGTGGGCGAGCACCGACGTGGCCGTCCTCGCCCTGGGCATAGGCGACGCGATCCGCTTCACCCCGACGCCGCTCTGGGAGTCGCTGCTCGACGCGTGCATCACGGGCATGCAGGCGCGCATGCCCGAGGGCGCGCTCGTGCTCGTGACGGAGGTGCCGCCGCTCGAGATCTCGCCCGTCACGCCCCCGCTCATCGCCGGTCCCGTCGGGCGCCACGCCGAGGCGCTGAACCGCAGCACCCGCCGGGTCGTCGCGCGCCACGACCGGGCCGACAGCGTGCCCTTCCCGGCCTGGCGGATCCCGGAGTTCACGGCGCCGAACCCGGAGGACACCCTGTACGGACGCGTCTACCGGGCGTGGGCGGAGCTGCTGGTGGAGCGGATCGCGCCGTCGTGAGCGACCCCGCCCTGATCGCCGACGGCTACGCGGCCGCGGACATCCGCGCCGCCGAGGCACCGCTGCTCGCGGCCGGGGCGCAGCTCATGCGCGTGGCGGCCGCCGGTCTCGCGCGGGCGTGCCGCGCTCTCGCACCCGACGGTCCGGTGCTCGTGCTGGTCGGCGCCGGGAACAACGGCGGCGACGCGCTGCTGGCCGCGGCCGAGCTCGCGCGCGAGGGCCGCGAGGTGGGCGTCATCCGGACGGCCGGGCGCATCCACGAGGCTGGCGCCGCACAGGCCGTCGCGGCCGGCGTGCCCATCACCTCCGCGGACGAGCTGGACGACGCGACCCTCGCGGACATCGCGCGCTCGTCGGCGCTCGTCGTGGACGGGATCCTCGGCATCGGCACCACCGACAGCCCGGCTCTCCGCGGCGAGGGCCGCCGGGTCGTCGCCGCGCTGCTGCCCGTCGTGACCGCGGAGGGCGGTCCCGCCGTGATCGCGCGCGACATCCCGAGCGGCGTCGGCTGCGACGACGCCGCGGTGCCGGATCCCGCCGTGCTGCCCGCCGACGTCACGGTCACGTTCGGCGCGGGAAAGGCCGGCCTGATGCAGGGCCCCGGGCGCGCGCTCGCGGGCCGCGTGGAGCTGGTCGACGTCGGTCTCGACCTCTCGGGGGCGACGCCGCTGGTGCGCGCCGCGCGCTGACGACGCGCCCGGGCGGGCGCTTGTCCCCGATAGCGCCGACTTCACCCCACGCTCCCCCTGCGGAAGAGTCGAAGCAGGCCATCCGGCCCGTCGAAGGGGGACGACAACATGCACGGTCACGCCAGGAAGCACCGCACCACGGGTGGAGGGGCCGCATGACCGGCCCGCTCGCCCTCGCCATCGCCAACGCCGCCGTCATGGCGGTCGTCGCCCTCGCGGGGGCACGCACCCCGCGGTGGCTCCGCGGATCGTCGTGGTTGCTGCTCGCGGTCTCGCTGGGGGTGCTCGCGCTGCACCTCCTGGGCGACGCGTGGGACGTCCCGGGCAACGCGCTCGCGATCGCGTTCCTCGTCTCCACCTGCCTCAACGCGAGCGCCCTCGCGCCGCTCGTGATGCAGCGTCTGCTCACCCGGCCGCCGCGCTCGAGGCGCCGGGTGGCGCGCACCGAGTAGCCCGCTACCGCCGCAGCCGCGCTGCGGCGAGCAGACGGATGGCCGCATCGCCCGAGGGCGGTGCGGCCATCCGTCGTCCGGGGCCCGTCGGATCAGGCGGGCGTCACGTCGATCAGCACCTTGCCGGTCACGCCGTCCTCGACGGCCTGCTGGGCGTCGGCCGTGCGCTCCAGCGGGAAGCGGGTGATCGGCAGGCCCGCGTCCTCGCCGACCGGCAGCGCGCCGTCGATGAGGGCGAGGTGGATGTCCGCGCGGGCGACGTCGAGCGCCTCCTGGCCCACCGTGTAGAGCAGCAGGAACTGGTAGCGCAGGTTCTTCACGAAGCTGTCGACCACGGGCAGCGTGACGGTGTCGCCGCCGTTGTTCGCGTACACCGCGACCGAGGCGCGGTTCTTGGCGACCGCCTGGTTGAGCGCGGCGTTCTGGGCGGGGGCGACCTCCACGATCAGGTCGACGCCGTCGGGCGCGATGGACTGGATCTCCGCGGCCGCGTCGCCCGCCTTGTAGTCGACGACGTGGTGCGCGCCGGCGGCCGTCGCGAGGGCGGCCTTCTCGGGCGAGCTGACCGTGGTGATCACGGTCGCGCCGGCCCAGCGCGCGAGCTGGATGGCCGCGTGGCCGACCGCTCCCGCGCCGCCCGCGACGAGCACGTGCGTGCCGGCGAGGGCGCCGGGCGCGAGGCGCGACGGGCCGTCCTCGGAGACGGTGAGCGCGCGGTGGGCGGTGACCGCGGGGACGCCGAGGCTCGCGCCGAGGTCGAAGGACAGGCCGTCGGGCAGCGGCGCGACGCGGTCGACGGGCAGGACCGTCTTCTCCTGCGCGGTGCCGGTGGGGCGGCCGTGGGCGGCCAGCATGATCCAGACCCGGTCGCCGACGGCGAGGTCGGTCACTCCGGGGCCGACGGCGTCGATGACGCCGGCGCCGTCCTGGTTCGGGACGACCTCGGGGAACGGCAGCTCCTGGCCGGGCGCTCCGCCGTCGCGGGACTTCCAGTCGGTGGGGTTCACGCCCGAGACGACGACGCGGACGCGCACCTCGCCGGGGCCGGGGGCGGCCTCGTCGCGGTCGACGGGCTGCAGGACGTCGGGGGCACCCATGCGGGTGTAGGCGATGGCTCTCATGACGAGGCCAACGCCCGACGCCCGCGCGGTGTTCCTGCGGGTCAGCCCCCGAGCGTGTCGTGCGTGAACCGGCCGCCGAGCAGGGTGGCGGACACGCGCATCGCCCGGAGGTCGTCGGCGGAGGTCGATGCGGCGAGCGGATCCCGCTCCACGACCACGAGGTCGGCCCGCTCCCCCACGGCCACGCGCGTGCGGACGGAGGCGTCGAGCGCGGCCGCCCGGTCGATGGCCTGCTCCGGGTGCCAGGGCTCGCGGCCGTCGCGCGACCGGCCGACGGCGGCGCTCATGGTGGCCCACGGATCCAGCGGCGCGACGGGCGCGTCGGAGCCGAGGGCGAGGCGCGTGCCGGCGGCGCGGAGGTCGGCGAGGGCGAAGGCGCGGGCCGTGCGGCCTGCCCAGTAGACCTCGGCGATGTCGCGGTCGTCCATGGCGTGCTCGGGCTGCACGCTCGCGACCACGCCGAGCGCGGCGAACCGGGCGACGTCCTCGTGCGTCAGCAGCTGAGCGTGCTCGATGGATCCGGCGAGCCCGTCGGCGTCGCGGTGCGCGCCCCCGAGCTCGCGGTCGAGGTGCGCGAACGCGTCGAGCGCGAGCCGGTTCGCGTGGTCGCCGATGGCGTGGATCGCGGGCCGCAGCCCCTGCCGCGCGGCGCGCACCATGAGCTCCCGCAGCTCCTCCGGCGGCACGGAGAGCTGGCCGCACGCGCCGCCGTGCGCGTCGCCGCCCTGGCCGTCGAGGTCGGGGTAAGGGTCGAAGCAGTACGCGGTGCGGGTGTTGAGGGATCCGTCGGTGACGACCTTCGCGGGTCCCACGCGCACGAGCCCGCCGGTGCCCGCGAGCACGTCGCCCGTGCGGAGCCCCTCGTCGCGCGCCCGGTCGAGGTCCTGCGGCCAGACGCCGACCTCCACGCGGAGCGCGTCGTGGCCGAGGGCGGCGAGTCGGCGCCAGCGAGCCGGATTCCAGTCGATCTCGAGGTCGACGACGCCGACCACGCCGCGGCGCGCGGCCTCGCGCGCGACCTGCACGGCCTGCGCGTCGAGCGACGACGCGTCGCCCTCCTCCACGCGGTACATGAAGTCGAAGCAGTCTTCCTCGCGCAGGAGGCCGGTGGGGTGATCCCCGTAGCCGTGCGGCGCGAGCGCGGCGGAGCTCGCCCAGCAGCAGTGCAGGTCGCCGCTGACGAGCAGCACGGGGGTGTCGCCCGCGACGACGTCGAGCAGGTCCTTCGTGGGGAGGTCGGGCCAGAGCCCGTCGCGGAACCCGTAGCCGACGAGCGCCTCGGGGGTGCCCGCGCTCGTGACCGGTCCGGATCCGGTGGATGCGGCGCGGGCCGCGAGCGCGGCGCGCACGAGGTCGACGGCCTCCGCGGCGGACGACGCCCGCGAGAGGTCGAGGCGGCGCGACACCTTGGTCCACTGCGTGAAATGCACGTGGTTGTCCCAGAGGCCCGGGATCACGAACCGGCCGTCGAGCGCGCGGATCCCGACGCCGGTCGCATCCGCGGATCCGGCCGGCCCGACGGACGCGATGAGCCCGTCGCGGACGAGCACGTCGACGGGCGCGTCGGATCCGGGCAGGCGTCCGCCCGCGAGGAGCAGCGCGCTCACGCGTCGATCCCGGCGGATCCGCCCGCGGTCAGGTCCCTGGCACGCCGCATCTCCGCGGCGAGCGCCGGGTTCGGGTACTCCGCGCCGTGCTCGAGCTCGTGGAGCACGCGCTCGACCACGTGCGGCGGCTTGTTCTGGCTGAGCTTGGCCTTGGCGACGAACCGCGTGGCGACGAGGCGGAGGCCCACGGTGCCGGCGCTGATCCGGGCGGCGTACGCGGCGTCGGCGGCCGTGCCCTCCATGCGGCGCGGCTCCGGCATGCGGTCCTCGAAGCGGTCCACCAGCTGCCCGAGCACCCGCAGGTTCTCCTCGGCCGAGAGGATCTCGACGCGGCAGGTCAGGTGTGCGCTGATGTGGTTCCAGGTGGGCACAGCCGGGTCGGCGTCGTACCAGCCGGGCGACACGTAGCCGTGCGGGCCCTGGACGATGACGAGCACCTCGCCGTCGGCGCCGTCGCGCTGGCCGAGCTCGTGGATCCGCTCGTCGGGGCGGCCCACGTGGGTGAGGAGCGTGAGGTCGTCGCGGTCGGGATCCAGCAGCACCGGGTAGTGCGACGCGACGAGCCCCGCACCCGTGCCGCTCACGATGGTGGCCCACGGGTTCCCGTCGACGAGGCGGCGGATCTCGGCGACGTCCTCGAGCGCGAATGACGGGTTCTCCCTCACCGGGCGGCCCGCCGCGGCTCGAGGGCGGACGGGGAGGCGAGGGGCATGACGGGATGCTACCGGCCGCCGGGCACGGCTCCCGTCACCGCGCGGACGACCCGGGCCGGGCGCGCGTCAGCGCGCCCGCAGCCCCGGGAACCGGTCGTCGCGCCACTCGCCGTCGAGCCGCTCGCCGGCGTCGGATGCGGCCACCTCGCGCTGCCGCAGCTCGACCCGGCGGATCTTCCCCGACGCGGTCTTCGGCAGCTCGCCGAACTCCACGCGGCGCACGCGCATGAAGGCCGGGCACCGCTCGCGCGCGTGCTTGAGCACGGCGAGCGCGGTCGCCTCGTCGGGCTCCCACCCGGCGGCGAGGTGCACGTAGGCCTTCGCGACGTTGAGCCGCACGGGATCCGGCGCGCCCACGACCGCGGCCTCCGCGACCGCCGGGTGCTCGATGAGCACGCTCTCGACCTCGAACGGCGAGATCTTGTAGTCGGACGACTTGAAGATGTCGTCGGTGCGGCCGATGAAGGTGATGGTGCCGTCGGCGTCGCGGCGGGCGACGTCGCCCGTG
This genomic interval from Clavibacter michiganensis contains the following:
- a CDS encoding NAD(P)H-hydrate epimerase; this translates as MSDPALIADGYAAADIRAAEAPLLAAGAQLMRVAAAGLARACRALAPDGPVLVLVGAGNNGGDALLAAAELAREGREVGVIRTAGRIHEAGAAQAVAAGVPITSADELDDATLADIARSSALVVDGILGIGTTDSPALRGEGRRVVAALLPVVTAEGGPAVIARDIPSGVGCDDAAVPDPAVLPADVTVTFGAGKAGLMQGPGRALAGRVELVDVGLDLSGATPLVRAAR
- a CDS encoding esterase, with translation MTGAPPSDPEPGRDDAAEPSDAWAVQPAAGARALSTGPLASLRSATIGRLQYRVLYREMRRATFPRDSPTGSLSGPDPFGLAVVGEGTAVGYQTVSHDLGVAGQVAHKLAARTGRGVFWSVQAFPDFTVRSWRAGLDAFPAWASTDVAVLALGIGDAIRFTPTPLWESLLDACITGMQARMPEGALVLVTEVPPLEISPVTPPLIAGPVGRHAEALNRSTRRVVARHDRADSVPFPAWRIPEFTAPNPEDTLYGRVYRAWAELLVERIAPS
- a CDS encoding amidohydrolase, with product MSALLLAGGRLPGSDAPVDVLVRDGLIASVGPAGSADATGVGIRALDGRFVIPGLWDNHVHFTQWTKVSRRLDLSRASSAAEAVDLVRAALAARAASTGSGPVTSAGTPEALVGYGFRDGLWPDLPTKDLLDVVAGDTPVLLVSGDLHCCWASSAALAPHGYGDHPTGLLREEDCFDFMYRVEEGDASSLDAQAVQVAREAARRGVVGVVDLEIDWNPARWRRLAALGHDALRVEVGVWPQDLDRARDEGLRTGDVLAGTGGLVRVGPAKVVTDGSLNTRTAYCFDPYPDLDGQGGDAHGGACGQLSVPPEELRELMVRAARQGLRPAIHAIGDHANRLALDAFAHLDRELGGAHRDADGLAGSIEHAQLLTHEDVARFAALGVVASVQPEHAMDDRDIAEVYWAGRTARAFALADLRAAGTRLALGSDAPVAPLDPWATMSAAVGRSRDGREPWHPEQAIDRAAALDASVRTRVAVGERADLVVVERDPLAASTSADDLRAMRVSATLLGGRFTHDTLGG
- a CDS encoding FMN-binding negative transcriptional regulator, whose translation is MRENPSFALEDVAEIRRLVDGNPWATIVSGTGAGLVASHYPVLLDPDRDDLTLLTHVGRPDERIHELGQRDGADGEVLVIVQGPHGYVSPGWYDADPAVPTWNHISAHLTCRVEILSAEENLRVLGQLVDRFEDRMPEPRRMEGTAADAAYAARISAGTVGLRLVATRFVAKAKLSQNKPPHVVERVLHELEHGAEYPNPALAAEMRRARDLTAGGSAGIDA
- a CDS encoding LLM class flavin-dependent oxidoreductase, producing the protein MAQEIELGLDTFGDVTVGPDGRELPYAEVIRNVVAEGVLADQVGIDFIGLGEHHRDDYAISSPEVALAAIAATTSRIRLGSAVTVLSSDDPVRVFQRFATLDAVSNGRAEVILGRGSFTESFPLFGYELSDYERLFEEKLGLFAELVKETPVTWSGSTRAGLTEHDVFPKTAHGIKTWVGVGGSPESVVRAARHGFPLMLAIIGGEPHRFAPYADLFARALDQLEQPRLPVGIHSPGYVGETDAEAREAFFPDYQVMHARIGKDRGWPPLARASYEQEIEHGSLYVGSPETVARKIAATLKAVGATRFDLKYSAGPFSHERMMGGIERYGTIVAPMVRDILA
- a CDS encoding NADPH:quinone reductase; the protein is MRAIAYTRMGAPDVLQPVDRDEAAPGPGEVRVRVVVSGVNPTDWKSRDGGAPGQELPFPEVVPNQDGAGVIDAVGPGVTDLAVGDRVWIMLAAHGRPTGTAQEKTVLPVDRVAPLPDGLSFDLGASLGVPAVTAHRALTVSEDGPSRLAPGALAGTHVLVAGGAGAVGHAAIQLARWAGATVITTVSSPEKAALATAAGAHHVVDYKAGDAAAEIQSIAPDGVDLIVEVAPAQNAALNQAVAKNRASVAVYANNGGDTVTLPVVDSFVKNLRYQFLLLYTVGQEALDVARADIHLALIDGALPVGEDAGLPITRFPLERTADAQQAVEDGVTGKVLIDVTPA
- a CDS encoding MFS transporter, with product MTDTSGVGFRSERGPILIALMMTTGLVAIDSTILATAVPSIVDDLGGFASFPWLFSIYLLAQAVSVPLYAKLSDTVGRKPIILIGIGLFLVGSVLCGFAWSMPALIAARAIQGLGAGAVAPMAITIAGDIYTVAERAKTQGYLASVWAVSSVVGPTLGGVFSEFTTWRWIFFVNVPLCLLAGWMIVRRFHESIERTKHRVDYAGAALLTVGLSLLILAVLEGGQAWAWDSVPSMGAFAIGAVLIVAFLLVERRAAEPVLPLWVFSRRLLLTTTLVSLGVGAILIGLTSYVPTYLEGSLRVTPLVSGLALAALTIGWPISASLSGRLYLRIGFRRTVLIGMALTIVGTGSIAALAGTPTLAGIAAGCFVVGLGLGLVATPSLIGAQSSVGWGERGVVTGANLFARSIGSAVGVAVFGAIANAIFAASAGGQRDPDAVIAASGAVFLAVGVCALATVVAGLLMPESRVEDTEIARAEPVVD
- a CDS encoding gamma-glutamyltransferase family protein, whose amino-acid sequence is MTFRAPDAFTTRPTLRGTFGMSASTHWLASGTGQAVLERGGNAFDAAVAAAFVLHVVEPHLNGPGGDMTAVVKVAGEGAPKLLMGQGSAPAAASPERFRQERLDRVPGAGALAAAVPAAVDAWLLLLRDHGTWELGDVWAFAIGYARDGHPVLESVRRTIAGVGDLFREHWSASAAFWMPDGEAPVAGSLVRNPAWAAAMERILAEASTAAGAGTTREQRIEAARTVWAEGFVAEEMVASVQDPHRHSTGADHAGLITAADLAGSRASWEDAVSIGFRGLRIWKTDAWGQGPALLQALMILDGFTDEEIDPATAAGIHRIIEAQKLALADREAYYGDAVPGGAPLDVLLSPEYAAERRALITDDASHELRPGRVDGVEPFLPPLVVEGDAPASAGGTGEPTVSRSGETRGDTCHLDIVDRWGNMISATPSGGWLQSSPFIPALGFCLGTRLQMTWLEPGGPSSLVPGRRPRTTLTPTLITRDGEPVEALGSPGGDQQDQWQLPYLLRTIVGGFSPQQAVDAPTFHTTSVPGSFWPRTWTPGGLVVEGRVGEDVIADLRARGHVVEVAGDWTLGRLSAVTRDPATGLLGAAANPRGAQGYAVGR